The following is a genomic window from Pseudomonas parafulva.
CGGTCACGCCATCGTTCTTCGGCGACTTGATGAACTTGTCGGTCGCCGGCCAGTTGACGGTGTTGCCCTCACCCAGGGTCTGCTTGAAGTCTGGATTGATGGCCGACAGGTGCTTGGTGAACACCGCGGTGGTACCGCTGGAGTCAGCGCGCACGACGACGGTGATCGGCGTGGCCGGCAGTTTCAGCTCAGGGTTGGCGGCAGCGATCTTCGGATCGTTCCACTGGGTGATCTTGCCCAGGAAGATGTCCGAGTAGACCTCGCGCGGCAGCTTCAAGCCCTTGGGGTTGCCCGGCAGGTTGTAGGCCAGGACGATCTCGCCCGCGGTCATCGGCAGCAACTGCACGCCTTCTGCCACCTTGGCAATTTCTTCGTCTTTCATGGCCGAGTCGCTGGCGGCGAAATCGACGGTCTTGTTCAGGAAGTCCTGGACACCGGCACCGCTACCTTTTGACTGGTAGTCGACGGTGACGCCGTCGGTCTTCTTGCTGAAATCCTTGAACCAGGTCAGGTAGATCGGGGCCGGGAAGCTGGCGCCGGAACCTGTCAGGCGGACGTTCTCTGCAGCGAAGGTCGAAGTGGCGCTGAGCGAGACCGCAACGGCGAGTGCAGCAGATTTCATCAGGCGTATCATGGAAAAGCGCTCCGTGTGATGGCCGGGACACTGTGCAGCAGCTGTGTGACAACTTTGTGACTATTGAATGGCAGAGTTGCTGGTCATCGCCGTTGGTCGTGGCGAAATGCCTGCAATGCGAACCTGTGCAACCCCGCCGCAGTCCCCTCTTCAGGCACCGAAAAAGAGCGCCAAGGGCCCGTGATGCCCTCTGTCCTGACCTGGAGAATCTCGATGACCGACCAAGCCCCGCTTCCTCCACACCGCTGCGCTTCGAGCCCGGCTTCGAGCAGATCCCCGACGACGAGGCGCAGACCAGCCAGGAGCTGGCCGACACCCTGAGGTCGATCATGCAGAAGACCTTCGAGGACCGCGGCCACGCCGACCGCAGCGTCCACGCCAAGGGCCACGGCCTGCTGCAAGGCACCCTGACCGTGCTCGACAACCTGCCGCCGCACCTGGCCCAGGGCGCCTTCGCCAAGCCCGGCACGCTGCCGGTGTACCTGCGCCTGTCCACCAATCCGGGCGATATTCTCGACGACAAGGTCTCTACCCCGCGCGGCCTGGCGATCAAGCTGGTCGGCGTGGAGGGTCCGCGCCTGCCGGGCAGCGAAGGCGACATCACGCAGGACTTCGTCATGCAGAACGCCAAGGCCTTCACCGCCGCCACGCCCAAGCAGTTCCTCAAGACCTTGAAACTGCTGGCCAAGACCACCGACAAGATGCCGCGCACCAAAGAAGTGATGTCGGCCGTGCTGCGCGGCACCGAGGCGGTGATCGAGGCGCTGGGCGGTGAGAGCGGCACGCTCAAGAGCCTGGGCGGCCATCCGCAGACTCATATCCTTGGCGAAACCTTCACCACTGTGGCGCCGCTGCTGTATGGCGACCACTACGCCAAGCTGGCACTGGTGCCAGTGTCCCCGGCGCTCACCGCACTGACCGACCAACACCTGGACTTCGACGGTGACCCCAACGGTCTGCGCTCGGCCGTGACCCGCTACTTCGAGCAACAAGGCGGGGAGTGGGAGCTGCGGGTGCAATTGGCCACCGACCTGGAAAAGATGCCGATCGAAGACGCCTCGGTAGAGTGGCCGGAAGACCTCAGCCCCTACGTGACGGTCGCGCGCGTCGAGGTGAAACCGCAGTTCACCTGGTCCGACGACAAGGTCAGGACGATCGACGACGGGATGGCGTTCAGTCCCTGGCACGGCTTGGCCGCACACCGCCCACTGGGCGGCGTGATGCGCGTGCGCAAGCCCTCTTATGAAATGTCGTCGGCGTTCCGCGCTCGTCACAACGGTTGCCCGATCCACGAGCCCAAAGGCTAGCGTCCGACGGGATCGGCACACGCGGTCGGAACGAACGATTGGCGTCCTGGGCCGTCATAAAAATTGCCCATGGACGCCGCCGAGGAACCTTGCATGACCCGACCCGATGATGCCTACATCCAGTGGCTGGAAGAGCGCTCGATGCTGCAAGCCTCCCAGCAGCGCGCCCGCCTCTATGCCGGCCAGTCGCGCCTGTGGCAGAACCCCTACGCCGAAGCCCAGCCGCGCCGCGCCAGCGAAATCGCCTCGGTGTGGCTGACGGTCTACCCCGACGCCATCATTGCCCCGGAGGGTAGCAGCGTGCTGTCCGCCCTGGGCCACGAAGCCCTGTGGAAGCGCCTGTCCGAAATCGGCATCCAGGGCATCCACACCGGCCCGATCAAGCAGTCAGGCGGCATCAGCGGTCGGCAGACCACCCCCAGCATCGACGGCAACTTCGACCGCATCAGCTTCGATATCGACCCGCTGTACGGCACCGAGCAGGAACTGGTGCAGATGAGCCGACTGGCCGCCGCGCACAATGCGGTGACCATCGACGACCTGATTCCCTCGCACACCGGCAAAGGCGCGGACTTCCGCTTGGCCGAGCTGGGGCATGGCAGCTATCCCGGTCTCTACCACATGGTCGAGATCCGCGAAGAAGACTGGTCGCTGCTGCCCGACGTGCCGCCGGGCCGTGACGCGGTCAACCTGCTGCCGGCCGTTTGCGATGAACTCAAGCAGCGCCATTACATCGTCGGTCAGTTGCAGCGGGTGATCTTCTTCGAGCCCGGTGTCAAGGAGACCGACTGGAGCGCCACCCCGCCGATCGTCGGGGTGGATGGCAAGACCCGACGCTGGGTCTATCTGCACTACTTCAAGGAAGGCCAGCCGTCGTTGAACTGGCTGGATCCCACTTTCGCGGCCCAGCAGATGATCATCGGTGACGCCCTGCACGCGCTCGATTGCCTCGGCGCGCGCGGCCTGCGCCTGGATGCCAATGGCTTCCTCGGCGTGGAGATTCGCGCTGAAGGCACTGCCTGGTCCGAAAGCCATCCGCTGTCGCTGACCGGCAACCAACTGATCGGCGGCATGATCCGCAAGGCCGGCGGCTTCAGCTTCCAGGAGCTGAACCTGACCCTGGACGACATCGCGCAGATGTCCAAGGGCGGCGCCGACTTGTCTTATGACTTCGTCACTCGCCCGGCCTACCAGCACGCGCTGCTCACCGGCGACACCGAATTCCTGCGCCTGATGCTCAAGGAGATGCACGCGTTCGGCATCGACCCGGCCTCCTTGATCCACGCCTTGCAGAACCACGACGAACTGACCGCCGAACTGGTGCATTTCTGGACCCTGCACGCCCATGACATGTACCTGTACAAGGGCCAGACCCTGCCTGGCAGCGTGTTGCGCGAGCACATTCGCGAAGAGATCTACGAACGCGCCTCCGGCGAGCATGCGCCCTACAACCTGCGCTTCGTCACCAACGGCATTTCCTGCACCACCGTCAGCCTGATTACCGCAGCACTGGGGATTCGCGACCTGGAGCAGATCGGCGCGGCCGATATCGAAAGGATCCAGCGGGTGCATCTGCTGCTGGTGATGTACAACGCCATGCAGCCGGGGGTGGTGGCAGTGTCCGGCTGGGACATGGTCGGCGCCCTGCCCTTGCCCGCCGAAGCGGTGGCCGAGCGCATGGGTGATGGCGACACGCGCTGGA
Proteins encoded in this region:
- a CDS encoding catalase family protein, which translates into the protein MENLDDRPSPASSTPLRFEPGFEQIPDDEAQTSQELADTLRSIMQKTFEDRGHADRSVHAKGHGLLQGTLTVLDNLPPHLAQGAFAKPGTLPVYLRLSTNPGDILDDKVSTPRGLAIKLVGVEGPRLPGSEGDITQDFVMQNAKAFTAATPKQFLKTLKLLAKTTDKMPRTKEVMSAVLRGTEAVIEALGGESGTLKSLGGHPQTHILGETFTTVAPLLYGDHYAKLALVPVSPALTALTDQHLDFDGDPNGLRSAVTRYFEQQGGEWELRVQLATDLEKMPIEDASVEWPEDLSPYVTVARVEVKPQFTWSDDKVRTIDDGMAFSPWHGLAAHRPLGGVMRVRKPSYEMSSAFRARHNGCPIHEPKG
- the treS gene encoding maltose alpha-D-glucosyltransferase; its protein translation is MTRPDDAYIQWLEERSMLQASQQRARLYAGQSRLWQNPYAEAQPRRASEIASVWLTVYPDAIIAPEGSSVLSALGHEALWKRLSEIGIQGIHTGPIKQSGGISGRQTTPSIDGNFDRISFDIDPLYGTEQELVQMSRLAAAHNAVTIDDLIPSHTGKGADFRLAELGHGSYPGLYHMVEIREEDWSLLPDVPPGRDAVNLLPAVCDELKQRHYIVGQLQRVIFFEPGVKETDWSATPPIVGVDGKTRRWVYLHYFKEGQPSLNWLDPTFAAQQMIIGDALHALDCLGARGLRLDANGFLGVEIRAEGTAWSESHPLSLTGNQLIGGMIRKAGGFSFQELNLTLDDIAQMSKGGADLSYDFVTRPAYQHALLTGDTEFLRLMLKEMHAFGIDPASLIHALQNHDELTAELVHFWTLHAHDMYLYKGQTLPGSVLREHIREEIYERASGEHAPYNLRFVTNGISCTTVSLITAALGIRDLEQIGAADIERIQRVHLLLVMYNAMQPGVVAVSGWDMVGALPLPAEAVAERMGDGDTRWIHRGGYDLAGLNPDAQASVRGMPRARSLYGSLDEQLQRPDSFASQVKKLLAVRQAYGIAASRQVLVPEVSSPGLLVMVHELPAGRGTQISALNFGAEPISETLQLTGFQPGPVVDMINETVEGDLDEDGKLLINLDPFEALCLRIVNSSGHHA
- the pstS gene encoding phosphate ABC transporter substrate-binding protein PstS — encoded protein: MIRLMKSAALAVAVSLSATSTFAAENVRLTGSGASFPAPIYLTWFKDFSKKTDGVTVDYQSKGSGAGVQDFLNKTVDFAASDSAMKDEEIAKVAEGVQLLPMTAGEIVLAYNLPGNPKGLKLPREVYSDIFLGKITQWNDPKIAAANPELKLPATPITVVVRADSSGTTAVFTKHLSAINPDFKQTLGEGNTVNWPATDKFIKSPKNDGVTATVRQTPGAIGYIEYGFAKLAKVDFAALQNKAGQYVVPNAESGAEALAAVNMPENLVAWLPDPDGAKSYPITSYTWMIFRKDNGNPAKAKAMREMVEYSLTEGQKIADSMGYIPLPASVVEKVRKAAENIK